In Panthera uncia isolate 11264 chromosome B4, Puncia_PCG_1.0, whole genome shotgun sequence, one genomic interval encodes:
- the LOC125919896 gene encoding LOW QUALITY PROTEIN: eukaryotic translation initiation factor 4 gamma 1-like (The sequence of the model RefSeq protein was modified relative to this genomic sequence to represent the inferred CDS: inserted 3 bases in 2 codons; deleted 4 bases in 3 codons; substituted 1 base at 1 genomic stop codon) yields MGDNLPSWSLLLSERQTTSKTQDLFRRVCSILNKLTPQMFQQLMKQVTQWAIDTEERLKGFMDLIFDKAISEPSFSVAFANMCRCXMVLKVPTTEKPTVTVNFRKLLLNPCQKEFEKDKDDDEVFEKKQKEMDEAATAEERGRLKEELEEARDIAWWRSLGNIKFIGESFKLKMLTEAITHGCVVKLLKNHDEESLECLCRWQIWTTIGKDLDFEKAKPRMDQYFNQTEKIIKEKKTSSRIRSMLQDVLDLRRSNRVPRRGDQGPKTTDQIHKEAEMEEHWEHVKVQQLMAKGSDKRRGGPPGPPISRGLPLVDDGGWNTVPIGKGSLATPTDTSRLTKITKPGSIDSHNQLFAPGGRSSCGKGSSGGSGAKPSDAAPAAARPATSTLNGFSALQQAVPTENTDSRRVVQRSSLSRERGEKAGDRGDRLERSERGSERGDRLDRSRTPATKRSFSQEEEERSRERPSQPEAPRKAASLTEDGDCGRDAVKQEATLPPASPPKTALSEEELEKKSKAIIEEYFHLNDMKEXQCVQELASPSLLFTFVPHGIQSTLERSTIARGHMGRLLHQLLFAGHLSTIQYYQGLYEILELAEDMEIDTPPPPCVALGAELVMPILQEGEGPMGELFREITKPLRPLGKAVSLLLDIRGLLCKSMGPKKVGMLGREAGLSWKEFLPEGQDVRAFVAEQKVEYTLGEESEAPGQRMLSSGELSRQLEKLLKEGSSNQRVFDWIEANLSQQQVASNTLVLALMTAVCYSAILFEMPLRVDVAVLKAXAKLLQKYLCDEQELQAIYTLQALVVTLEQPASLLRMFFDALYDEDMVEEEAFYSWESSKDPAEQQGKGVALKSVTAFFKWLREAEEEESDHN; encoded by the exons ATGGGAGATaacttgccctcatggagcttgctGCTGAGTGAGAGGCAAACA ACCAGCAAAACCCAGGACCTGTTCCGCAGGGTGTGCTCCATACTGAATAAGCTGACACCCCAGATGTTCCAGCAGCTGATGAAGCAGGTGACACAGTGGGCCATCGACACTGAGGAACGCCTCAAAGGGTTCATGGACCTCATCTTCGACAAGGCCATTTCAGAGCCCAGCTTCTCTGTGGCCTTTGCCAACATGTGCCGCT CTATGGTGCTGAAAGTGCCCACTACAGAAAAGCCAACAGTGACTGTGAACTTCCGAAAACTATTGTTGAATCCATGTCAGAAGGagtttgagaaagacaaagatgatGATGAGGTTTTTgagaagaagcaaaaagaaatggatgaagCTGCTACGGCAGAAGAACGAGGACGCCTGAAGGAAGAGTTGGAAGAGGCTCGAGACATAGCCTGGTGGCGCTCGTTAGGGAATATCAAGTTTATTGGGGAGTCGTTTAAGCTGAAGATGTTAACGGAGGCAATAACGCATGGCTGTGTGGTTAAACTACTTAAGAACCATGATGAAGAGTCTCTTGAATGCCTTTGTCGTTGGCAA ATCTGGACTACCATTGGCAAAGATCTGGACTTTGAAAAAGCCAAGCCCCGAATGGATCAGTATTTCAACCAGACGGaaaaaatcattaaggaaaaGAAGACTTCATCCCGAATCCGCTCTATGCTGCAAGACGTGCTGGATCTGCGACGGAGCAATCGGGTGCCACGCCGTGGGGACCAGGGTCCCAAGACCACTGACCAGATCCACAAAGAGGCTGAGATGGAGGAGCACTGGGAACACGTAAAAGTGCAGCAGCTAATGGCCAAGGGCAGCGACAAGCGACGGGGTGGCCCTCCAGGCCCACCCATTAGCCGAGGCCTCCCACTTGTGGATGATGGTGGCTGGAACACAGTCCCCATCGGCAAGGGCAGCCTTGCT ACACCTACTGACACCTCACGGCTCACCAAGATCACGAAGCCCGGCTCCATTGATTCTCACAACCAGCTCTTTGCACCTGGCGGGCGATCGAGCTGCGGCAAGGGCAGCAGTGGAGGCTCAGGAGCCAAGCCCTCTGACGCAGCACCAGCAGCTGCTCGTCCAGCTACTAGTACCTTGAACGGCTTCTCAGCCCTTCAACAAGCAGTACCTACAGAAAACACAGATAGCAGACGTGTGGTACAGAGGAGTAGCTTGAGCcgggaaagaggggagaaagcTGGGGACCGGGGAGACCGCCTAGAGCGGAGTGAACGGGGAAGTGAGCGTGGAGACCGGCTCGATCGCTCTCGGACACCTGCCACCAAGCGGAGCTTcagccaggaagaggaagagcggAGTAGAGAGCGGCCCTCCCAGCCTGAGGCACCGCGCAAGGCAGCTAGCCTCACGGAGGATGGGGACTGTGGGCGGGATGCTGTGAAGCAAGAAGCCACCCTGCCCCCGGCGAGCCCCCCAAAGACTGCGCTCTCTGaggaagagctggaa aagaaatccaaggcCATTATTGAAGAATATTTCCATCTCAATGACATGAAGGA GCAGTGCGTACAGGAGCTGgcctcaccctccctgctctTCACCTTTGTGCCGCACGGCATCCAGTCGACACTGGAGCGCAGCACCATCGCTCGTGGGCATATGGGGCGGCTGCTGCACCAGCTGCTCTTTGCCGGGCACCTCTCCACTATTCAGTACTACCAAGGTTTGTATGAAATCCTAGAATTGGCTGAAGACATGGAAAttgacacccccccacccccatgtgtgGCTCTAGGAGCAGAACTCGTGATGCCCATTCTGCAGGAAGGTGAAGGACCTATGGGGGAGCTGTTCAGGGAGATTACAAAACCTCTGAGACCCCTGGGCAAAGCTGTTTCTCTGTTGCTGGACATCCGGGGGCTTCTGTGTAAAAGCATGGGTCCCAAAAAGGTGGGGATGCTGGGGCGAGAAGCTGGACTCAGCTGGAAAGAATTTCTACCTGAAGGCCAGGACGTCAGGGCATTCGTCGCTGAACAGAAGGTGGAGTACACCTTGGGCGAGGAGTCTGAAGCCCCTGGCCAGAGGATGCTCTCTTCTGGGGAGCTGAGCAGACAGCTGGAGAAGCTGCTGAAGGAGGGCAGCAGTAACCAGCGGGTGTTTGACTGGATAGAGGCCAACCTGAGTCAGCAGCAGGTAGCATCCAACACACTGGTTCTTGCCCTCATGACAGCTGTCTGCTATTCTGCAATTCTCTTTGAGATGCCCCTCCGAGTGGATGTGGCGGTGCTGAAAGCTTGAGCGAAACTGCTACAGAAATACTTATGTGATGAACAGGAGTTGCAGGCGATCTACACCCTCCAGGCCCTTGTAGTGACCTTAGAACAGCCCGCCAGCCTGCTTCGGATGTTCTTTGATGCGCTGTATGATGAGGACATGGTGGAAGAGGAGGCCTTCTATAGCTGGGAGAGTAGCAAGGACCCTGCTGAGCAACAGGGCAAGGGTGTAGCCCTTAAATCTGTCACAGCCTTCTTCAAGTGGCTTCGTGAAGCGGAGGAGGAGGAGTCTGACCACAACTGA